The window CTTGTTGACCTTGCATCACTATGCCCGAGGTAACTGATGATCTTAAATCGCGCTTTATTTGCTCTAGTTCTGAGTGTTTCTGCCTCTCTGACGCCTCAAGTCATGGCCGCTGAGCTCAATATTAAGCTGGTGGATTTACAGCAGCAGGTGATTGCCGATACTGTCGTGGAGTTGATCCCGGCAGTGATGCCCGATAAGGCTATGCCTGTTGGACATTATGAAATGTCACAAAAAAATCGAACCTTTATCCCTTTTGTGTTGGCGGTCCCTAAGGGCGCCAAGGTAGATTTTCCTAACCTAGATCGCACTCGTCACCATGTGTATTCCTTTTCCGAGGCGAAACCTTTCGAACTTAAACTGTATGTGGGTCAAGCCGAAGCGCCGATCCTGTTCGATAAACCCGGCTTAGTCGCACTTGGCTGCAATATTCACGATTATATGCAGGCATTTATCTATGTGGCGGATAGCCCAATTGTTGCGGTGACGGACGAAAAAGGTGAGTTCCAGTTTAAGGATCTTGCGGCCGGTCAATATAAAGTCAAACTCTGGCATCCCTGGCAGAAGGCAGCCTCCGAGCCGACTGAGCTAATGCTAACCTCTGGCGTGAATCAACTCAGTTTGTCCTTAGACATTGAACGCCAAGCTAAACCGTCAGCCCCGCCAGCGGGATTTGGCCACTACGATGCTCAAGGCAAGCCATTACATGCTAAATAGTTTTCGCGCACGGCTGATTTTAGTTTTCTTTATTGTGCTGACTCTAGTGCAGTTTGCCACGGCATTTTCTGTATTGACGGCGACCGAAAGGGACAACTTTTTACAGCAACAAAAAAGTTTAGATATTGGTGCAAATGTGTTTCTCGAAGTCCTTTCGAATCGCGGTATTCAGCTCAGCCAAAGTTTGTCCGTGCTCAGTGCCGATTTTGGTTTTAAGCGCGCGATTGCCACCGGCGAGCAAGAAACCATTGAGTCAGTGTTATCCAATCACGGTTCTCGTATCGGCGCCGACGCTGCTGTGTTGTTATCACCTAAAGGGGAGCTCTTGACCTCGAGTCTACCCGGACTCACTCAGGATGACATTCAATCCTTATTCGATATGACCACCAGCAATAACAATGCTTTAGCTATCCTCAATTTTGATCATGCCAGCTATCAGTTTGTGTTGCAGCCCGTGAAGGCGCCGACCTTGATTGCTTGGGTCGGAATGGGATTCCTATTGGATGAGAAAGTCGCCCAACAAGCTAAAGCCATTACCGGTATCGATGTCAGCTTTGTCAATCAAGCCACGGGTCGCACCGAAATCGCGTCAACCTTATCCGACGATGAAAAACGCAGTGTGGTAGAGCAGGCGAGCCTATTCCCCAGTCTACTGAAAATGCCCAGTGAGAACATTCCCGTGGATTATCTGTCCATGGCGATCAAACTTTATGATCATAACGGCAGCCAATTAGCCCTATTGCATCAGTCAAACCTTAAGTGGCAGCAAAGTTATCAGCATCTACGCAATAATATGTTGCTGATTTTTGCCTTGACCTTAGCGCTGGCGATTGTGATTGCGATTTGGTTGTCGGGCAGTTTGACTGAGCCCGTGCATCAACTGGTAACTTATGCCCGTAAAATTGGTCAAGGTAAGCAGCCTGGCAGTATTCAAGGTGCGCCAGCAGAACTGCGGGTGTTGGCCAAAAGTTTGTCCTTGATGCGTGACGATATTGAAGCGCGGGAAAAGGATTTAGTCTATCAATCCCGCCACGACAGTTTGACGGGGTTGCTCAATCGTTTTGCGGCAAAACAGCATTTAGCGGATCTTAAACATGAGCTATCCGGCGCTATGGTATTGCTGGATATTAAACATTTTCGCCATATCAACGACATTATCGGTTTTGCTAACGCCGATACTTTGTTGCTGCTTTTTGCCCGTCGCTTAGAGCAATTAGCCCCGACTCCAGATTTACTCGCGCGATTAGACGGCGACTCATTTTTACTCCTGTATAGCCAAGGCATTCGTCCCGAGCACTTGCTGAAATCATTGGATATGTTGGAGTCGCCATTTCCAATCCAAGGCTCAAATATCTCTCTTACCGTGCGGGCGGGATTACTTGAAATCGATGGTAATGGTGCCGATATCGATGTGTTAGTACGCCGCGCCGAAATTGCCCTCAATCAAGCCTGTCTCGAGGAGCAACGCATTGTCAGTTATCGTCAGGGCGCCGATGAGAAATACCAGCGTGAGCTGACTATTATCCGC of the Shewanella baltica genome contains:
- a CDS encoding methylamine utilization protein; the protein is MILNRALFALVLSVSASLTPQVMAAELNIKLVDLQQQVIADTVVELIPAVMPDKAMPVGHYEMSQKNRTFIPFVLAVPKGAKVDFPNLDRTRHHVYSFSEAKPFELKLYVGQAEAPILFDKPGLVALGCNIHDYMQAFIYVADSPIVAVTDEKGEFQFKDLAAGQYKVKLWHPWQKAASEPTELMLTSGVNQLSLSLDIERQAKPSAPPAGFGHYDAQGKPLHAK
- a CDS encoding bifunctional diguanylate cyclase/phosphodiesterase, which codes for MLNSFRARLILVFFIVLTLVQFATAFSVLTATERDNFLQQQKSLDIGANVFLEVLSNRGIQLSQSLSVLSADFGFKRAIATGEQETIESVLSNHGSRIGADAAVLLSPKGELLTSSLPGLTQDDIQSLFDMTTSNNNALAILNFDHASYQFVLQPVKAPTLIAWVGMGFLLDEKVAQQAKAITGIDVSFVNQATGRTEIASTLSDDEKRSVVEQASLFPSLLKMPSENIPVDYLSMAIKLYDHNGSQLALLHQSNLKWQQSYQHLRNNMLLIFALTLALAIVIAIWLSGSLTEPVHQLVTYARKIGQGKQPGSIQGAPAELRVLAKSLSLMRDDIEAREKDLVYQSRHDSLTGLLNRFAAKQHLADLKHELSGAMVLLDIKHFRHINDIIGFANADTLLLLFARRLEQLAPTPDLLARLDGDSFLLLYSQGIRPEHLLKSLDMLESPFPIQGSNISLTVRAGLLEIDGNGADIDVLVRRAEIALNQACLEEQRIVSYRQGADEKYQRELTIIRDLPIGLAQNQLYLVFQPKVDLHLNQCTGAEALIRWQHPTLGFIPPDEFIQLAENSGNIDIVSQWVLQQAIKQLVAWQQRGMQLKLAINLSAHDLADTRLPNQIASLLKDNNLPSGALCIEVTEGAVMKDAQTVVSVLQRFRDMGVSVAIDDFGTGHSSLAYLKILPVNEVKIDRSFIKDMLTNSQDVMIVNTSIQLIHGLGFTVVAEGVEEPEGVDILRNLNCDIIQGYVFSKPLKAAEFDLWFEAFNHANPSDT